The DNA segment TCGATGTGATCGACTTCCACGATATCGGGGTAGAGGGTATCGGTCGAGACGATCGGTTCCTCGAGCACCATCGCCGCGCCGAGGTGGATCGCATCGAACTGGTTCAGTCGATCGTACGCGCGCTGTAACACCATTCCAGCATCGAGATGCTCGATTCGCAACGGAACGATCGTGATTTCGTTCGCATCGAGCCGGTCGTGGATCGTCGTCAGCCTGTCGAGTCCCCACTCGCCTTCCATAGCGTACTGGACTTCGATACAGGTTGCGACGGACGTCTTCGGGTCGGCGATCGCGTCTACGTCGACGGCAGAAGACAGCCAATCGTCGTCTTTTAGCACCGATAACACGACGTCGGTATCAACGTACACGTTTTCGCTCCAGTCGGTCCTCGACGTCCTGTTTCGCCCGGTGAGCCGTCTCCTCGTGGAGGCGTTTCAACCGGGATTCGCGAGCCACGAGGCGGGCTCCGTATCGGAGTGCGTCGGACCGCGAACCGAACTTTCCCTCCGCGACGAGTTTATCGAGTTCCTCGACCAGGCCGTCGGGGATCGAGACCGGGATCGATTTTCTGTCCGCGCTCATAGCTATACATATGTGTAGCTCTCTAATAACGGTTTGGCCCGGGGTGCGGGCGGACGCGCACGCGGGGAGGTGAACCCGTCTTCATCGGTGAGACCCGTATTCCGTAGACAGTTCGTCCTCGGGTGCTGACGCGTAGTCGGAAACACGTTCCGAGCGTTTTCGTCACGGCTCTCCGATCGAACGGGTACGTCGTCGTGACGGCCAATTCGGTGTTCGGAGAAGGGACCGACGATCGTCGGCTGCTCGAGTACTGTGGCGAGGCAGGTCACGTGTTCGTCACGCACGACAAGACGGACGTCGGCGGCGCGGTCGGCGATAGCGTCGACCACGCGGGGATCGTCATCTACACCGATCCGGTGTTTCCGCGCGCGGATCCGAACGGGGCGGTTCGGTCCATCGAACGGATCCTCGAACACTAGTCACCGACCGACCTCGCCGGCGAGCGTGTCTGGCTCGATCAGTGGCGCCGTACCGCGGACGAGAGCGTACGGGAACGGACGTCCGTTCTCGTCGACGGCCGACCCACTGTCCGATCCCGATACCCTCGACCCGCGCCGCCAACAGAATCGGTCCGAGAGAACCTGGTCGAGCAGTCGGCCTCCCCGTCGTGACCGAACTGTGTCGACACCATCGTCGCGTGTGGACCTGCAGTTCGGATCACCACGTCGCGAGTCCCTGCGGCTGTCGACGCACGCTCGCGGCGGTCCAGGCGATGCGGTAGCGACCCTACCGTCCACTGAACGAGACACTTCCCTCCACTCTCGATCCGATACCCGTCGAACCACCCTCGATCGCCGTCGTGCGAGCGCGGGTCCGCTACCGTCGGCTTCGATGCGAGTTGCGACGTTGCCCCACCCTCCACTCTCGATCGCCCGTCGAACGGAGACGATACGTGGCCGGTTGGGGACGCCGCATCGATCCGGACGCGTGCGTCTCGCTTGCAAACGGACTCGAACCAGAGACAACTCTCGCGAGCGATCGTGACTCGGTGCGCTAGTCCTGGGCGACGGCCGTCGGATCGAGGGCACCGCCATCCCGTAACTCGGCGTCGAAGGAAACGAGCTCGGCGTCGTGATTGTGCGCACAGGCCAGAACGAGGCAATCGATCGGGTAGCGGAGCGTATCCGTTTGCAGTCGATTCGCGGCCATCATGTCGGACGCGTCGGGAATGACGACACGAACGTCGGCCGTAATTTCGTGCTGGATTTCCTGCGCTCGCGACTGTTTGAGGCGCTGTTTCTTCGTCAGAACGGAGCGTAGTTCCATGAGATTCATCGTCGCCGCTGGGAACTCGTGATCCGCGTCGAGCAGCTGCGTGGCGACGGCGCCCGTTTCGGGCTCGTCGGTCACCGCCGCGATGAAGCAATTCGTATCGAGAAAGAGTCTCATCGCCGTTCTCGAAGGGACCGAACTTCTTCGACGGAGTCGACGTCCAGGTCGGCCGCCAGTCCGCGGAGGCGAGTTCCCAGCGGCTCGCGCTCGCTATTCGTCACATCGCTCGAACGCGCGAATTCGCTCGCTTCGTCGGCGAAGACTCCCATAGGGTACGAGAGGTGTGCCATCGATATACCAGTCGGTGCGATCCCATCGCCGCACCGATGTCCACACGGGTGAGTGACCGAGCGCCCGATGGCATCGAGAACGGCCGGGTGGCTACTCGACCGGCGGCTGTGCCCTCGACGTGCCTGAATCGTTGCGACGGGCCCGCACACCCACGTCGCGAGTCCCTCCGGCTGTCGACTCACCCTCGTTGAGGTCCAACGGATGCGGTAGCATCGCCAAGCGATCGCTCCGATAGCACTCGCCACCCCGCCACTTCGATCGAGTTCGCCTCGAACCGTCCACCCTCGATCGCCGTCGTGCGAGCACGTCGACAGCTCCTCCCGGGAACGGTGTCCGCGATCGACGCTCGCGGTCGTTTGACGAATCGGCGGCGTCCCACCGGATCGCACCGGTGTGTCGCCACTGACGAGCGCGTCGGCGAGTCGGCTGTCGCGTCGAGTATCCGAAACCGATAGCTTCGGGTGGCGCCACGACGCGGCCGCCGATCGCGTCAGTCCGCGCCCGGGTGATCGAATCGAACGCGACTCACTCGGTCGCGAGTTCGTCGTAGATCTCCGCGTGTTCGTCCAGGTCGTGCCGGCCGAGGAACCGGATGCGGTAGCGCCGCATCCTCGGGGGAGAGATCGTCGGGAATCTGTTGCTGGTCGCGCTCGGCTGCCATACTCACTCCTCGCTACGGGCGTCACGATCGTACTCGTTCGGTTCGTCGACCCTCGAGTCGTGCGTCACTTCTCGGAGAGTATCGCGGTCACTTCGTCGAGGATCTCCCAGGTGACGCGCGCCGGTTCGACGCTGTTGAACGCGAAGGGCTCGTACGCGTACGAGTCGCCATCGCTCGCTCGTTCCTGGTAGTGGCCGAGGCCGTCGACGTGCGTCTGCTCGTGGTGGTGCCAGCCGCAGTCGAACCCGGTGTCGTCTGCGTAGTGAAAGCGAAAGTGCGGCGGAGCGCCTGCCGGTCGAACGAACCACGCGACCGTGAGGGTTCCGGGTGGCGCGTCCGAGCCGACGAGCAGCGGGTCGATCGCCGCGCGGAGCTGGGTGTAGAGGGCGTCGTGGGGGTGGCCGTCGACGCTCGTGATCGCAGGGTGTCTACGGAGCTCTCGACGGATTCCCTGGAGGGCGGCGTGCGACGCGCGTCGCGGATCTCGCCCGTCGTCTGTCGGGGCCATCCTAGGCGTGAGCGCGGTCGGTCAGCTGGTCGAACTCCGCGTAGTGTTCGATCGCGTCGTCGACCACGGAGACGTGGTACTGCGTGAGTTCCCAGTCGCTGGCGGCTTCCTTGAGGGCGACCGTTTCGTCGGCCGAGTCGGTCGTCGCGGCGCGTTCGCGCAGCGCTGTCGGAGAAACGACGTCGTACTCGCGTTCGTACGCGCCGAGCTGGTCTTGCAATTCGGCTTTCCGATCGAGGAGCTCGTCGTGGTCGTGCGTTTCCAGCAACTCGCGAAGCGTCTGAAACCGGACGTAGAGCGGATCGGGTGCGTACGCCGTCGCACCGTCGGATTCGACGGTTCGCACGACGTTCATCTCGACGAGTCGGGTGAGGTGGTCGTTCGCGGTGGTGGGTGAGACGGCTGCATCGTCGGCGATGTACCCCGCGGTACGCGGCCGATCGAGTGCCTGAGCGATCGCGCGGACGCGATCGAACGCTGTCGCGTGTTTCGTCCACGTGTCGACGCCGGGATCGTCGTCGGTCATGGGCGGACCGACGGCGCCAAGTCCAATAAATCTGTCTGGAACACAAATTATTGGATCGATGGTGGCCACCTCCTGGTGACCACACGGCAGTCGGTCGTCGCCGTCTCGGGCACCTCTCGTGGGGCGGACTGAGTCGTGATGCCGGTCAGGTGACGACTCCCGCGGCCGGGTACGCCGTCCCGAGATCGATAGTCCGGTCGTCGTTCGAAGGGGAACACCGGCGCCGTGACGCCGTAGCGGAGCCGGCTCTCCTCGGGAAATGGGGACGGGTACGCCAACTGGACGATTCTACGGGCACGACTCCGTGGCCGTACCTGTCCACAATCGATCGACACACCTCGAACGAACCACCCTCGATCGCCGTCGTGCGAGTACGTACCCACCGCGCCCCGGGAACGGTGTCCGCGATCGACTCTCGGCGACCGTCCGGGCGATCAGCGAGCGCACGCTCGACGTGAGTCGTCGGGTCGGTTCCGTCGCGACATCCCAACCGAGACAGAGACTGCTGATTCTGCCGTCGATTGTGCCCCGTCGCGGGGACGAGCCACCCAAATCTACCTACGACAAATAGAAGAAAGATTTAGTGCTAGTAGTTATTTTATCTACGTATGGTATATGGAAAACTCGTCCGGACGGCGTACTACGCGTACGTGGGGGCCGCGATGTCCGTCTTTTCCAGGCGCCCGTTCGGGACGAACGTCTTCGACCGGGAGTGGGACGTCCTCGTGATCCTCGACACCTGCCGCGTCGACGCGCTGGCGTCCGTCGCGAGCGAGTACCCGTTTCTCGACGAGTCCGCCGTCGACTCGATCTGGTCCGTCGGCAGCGGGTCGAGCGAGTGGATCGCGAGTACGTTCCGCGAGGAGTATCGCGAGACGATACGCGACACCGCGTACATCTCGGCGAACGGGTTCGCCCAGCGCGTGCTCGTCGACGGCGAGCGTCCCGACGACGGCCGCGGCTGGTCGTGGTCGAACTGGCAGACGGTCGACGCCAACACGTTGCACTCGCTCGATCAACCGTGGCTGTACACCCCCGATCACCCGGAGTGGCACACCGAACCCCGACCGGTCACCGAGCGAGCCATCGACACCTGGCGAACCGACACACCGGATCGGATGATCCTCCACTACTCACAACCGCACCATCCGTACGCGGCGAACGCCCGGGCGGAGGGGAGAGACGAACTGTACCGTTTCGAGGCCGAACCCTTCAGGGCGCTCAGGGAGGGCCACGACCGCGAACCGATCTGGACCGCCTACCTGGACCAGCTTCGCGAGGTTCTGGACGACGTCGCACTCTTGCTCGAGAATCTGGACGCCGAGACCGTCGTCATCAGCGCGGACCACGGCGAGGCGTTCGGCGAGTGGGGCGTCCTGTACAAACACCCGCTCGGCGTCCTCCACCCGTCGATCAGACGAGTGCCGTGGGTGGAGACGGCCGGAACCGACACCGGGACGTACGAACCCACCCTGGAGCCGACGACCGACCGGGACGAAGCCGAGGAGAAGGCGATCGCCCAGCTCGAGAAACTCGGCTACGTGGATCCGTAGCGACCCGCCTGCGAATCTACGCTGCCACGACGGTGGGAAATCGTCCCTGCGCGTTACAGTCATGGGCGTCGGTCGCCTCAGTGATCGGCTCGACCGGTCACGGCAGCGCTCGATCGGTCGTCGTCTGGCGAACGGCGATCCGGACGAGGTGAGCTTCGTCGGTCGGTCCGGCACCCAGGTCGGCAGGGACGTCTCGAACTGTTCGCCCATTGCGCTCCGTCGACCCACGACTCACGCCGTTCCGTGGACGTACCACTCGACGTTCCCGTTGGTGTAGAACCGTGAGACGGTTGGACTCGAATCCATCCCGTCGAGGTCGGCTTCGGTGACGTGCAGTTCGTCGTACAGGCCCACCTCTCGTTCGTAGTCGCTCCGCGTGAGGACCGTGTAGTCACCGGTCGGATCGCCGACCGGGAGCGAGTTCCCGTCGTACAGGACCTGGCGTGTCGTAAACGGGATCGGCTCCTGCCACTCGACGTACGCGTCGTAGTACCGCTCGGGATCCGTTCTGAGGTAGTGTATGTACGATCCGTCCTGCACTCGATCGAGGGGGGAGGCGTACCCGGCCTGTTCCGCGTCGGAGACGTGGCTGGTCGGTTGATAGATGTACGGCGAGAG comes from the Halovivax cerinus genome and includes:
- a CDS encoding type II toxin-antitoxin system VapC family toxin, giving the protein MRLFLDTNCFIAAVTDEPETGAVATQLLDADHEFPAATMNLMELRSVLTKKQRLKQSRAQEIQHEITADVRVVIPDASDMMAANRLQTDTLRYPIDCLVLACAHNHDAELVSFDAELRDGGALDPTAVAQD
- a CDS encoding DUF5615 family PIN-like protein; amino-acid sequence: MLTRSRKHVPSVFVTALRSNGYVVVTANSVFGEGTDDRRLLEYCGEAGHVFVTHDKTDVGGAVGDSVDHAGIVIYTDPVFPRADPNGAVRSIERILEH
- a CDS encoding winged helix-turn-helix domain-containing protein; its protein translation is MTDDDPGVDTWTKHATAFDRVRAIAQALDRPRTAGYIADDAAVSPTTANDHLTRLVEMNVVRTVESDGATAYAPDPLYVRFQTLRELLETHDHDELLDRKAELQDQLGAYEREYDVVSPTALRERAATTDSADETVALKEAASDWELTQYHVSVVDDAIEHYAEFDQLTDRAHA
- a CDS encoding PIN domain-containing protein, with protein sequence MYVDTDVVLSVLKDDDWLSSAVDVDAIADPKTSVATCIEVQYAMEGEWGLDRLTTIHDRLDANEITIVPLRIEHLDAGMVLQRAYDRLNQFDAIHLGAAMVLEEPIVSTDTLYPDIVEVDHIDPRELA
- a CDS encoding ribbon-helix-helix domain-containing protein translates to MSADRKSIPVSIPDGLVEELDKLVAEGKFGSRSDALRYGARLVARESRLKRLHEETAHRAKQDVEDRLERKRVR